In Streptomyces camelliae, the sequence TCATCGGCGACCCCCAGCGCCTCGGCGACTCCCGCCACCCCCGCGTACGGCACCGAGCACCGGACCCTCGCCGTCGCGCCGGGCGAGCGGTTCTCGCTCACCGTGCCGGCGGCTCCGACCCTGGGCCAGAACTGGTACCTCGCCAAGCCGGGACCGGACGCCACCGTGCTGAAGTACCAGGGCAAACGGGCGGACTACGGCAGCGCCGGCAAGGACGTCGACGGCAGCACCGACGGCACCCAGTCCTTCGGCTTCACCGCCCTGGCGAAGGGCACGGCGACGGTACGGCTGCTGTACTGCCCCATGGACGCGTGTACGGGCAAGCCCTCCGCGTCCCCGTCGCCGTACCCCACCCTGACCGCCCGCCCGCGCGCCCAGGCCGGCTACTACGTCTTCACGATCACCGTCCGCTGAATCAGTGACCGGAACCGAGGCCCTCATGCCCCCAGCACCCGACAGCGACAGCCGCAGCGACGACGAGGTCCTGGCCGCCACCGACGTCGCCATGCTGCTGCGCTACGGCCTGACCCAGGACGCCTTGCGCACCGCGCTGTTCGGTGACGGCGCCGTGGCGGCCGCCGTCACCCTCGACCGGCTCGGTGTGCTGCCGCGCTCGCTGACGTTCCTCGCCGAGATCGTCCGGTCAGGCGGCCTGGCCTACGCGGCCGGGCTGCCCGAGCCGCTGCCGGCCCCGGAGCCGGCCGAGCGCTTGCGCGACTGGCTGACCGGCGCCGCGCAGACCGCCACCACCCCCGAGGCCGAGATCCGCGCCGCCCGCTGGCTGGACGCGGTCGCCGAGATCATCGCCCTGCGGCGGTCCGTCCGTCGCTGACCGCACCGGCCGCCCCGAGGAAGACCGGGTTGGTGAACGCGGCCAGCGCCCCCGGCACCGGCCCGGCCGCCGTCTCGTGCCGCACCTCGGCCCGCACGTACGCCGCGTAGGAGGGCGTCGTACGCCACTCGACCGTGCCCGTGCCCGCCACCGGCAGCGGATCGCTGGTGAACAGCACCCCCTGGTCGGTGACGAACCGCACCGAGCAGCGCGGCGCGCCCGAGACCTCCAGCCGTACGGTCACCGGGGTGTCGGCGGCCACCGCCAGCCGCTCCCCGATGCCCGCCTGCTGCCCGCGCCCGCCCGTCGCCGTGAAGGCGAGGGTGACGTTCTTCGACTCGGCGATGTACGAGCGTCCGGCGCGGATGCCCTCCTGGATCGCCTCCCGGGTCAGGTCGTCGGCGAGGACGACCGTCTGGGGGCTGCCGACCGCGTCCGGGTCGCGGTGGGCGTCGCTGTTGCCCATCGCCGGGAGCCAGGCCCGCCCCTGCCGCACGGAGGCGACCAGCTGGTTGTCCCAGTCGGCCAGGGTCACCTCGTCGTCCGGGGTGTACGGGCCGTTCCACACCTCCACGGCGTCCGCCTCGCCGAAGCCGAACTTCCAGCCGCAGCCGACACAGGTGGCGTGCGGATGGGCGGGGACCACCAGGCCGCCCGCCCGCCGGATGTCCCGCGCGAAGCGGGCCCAGCGGTTGTCCCGGGCCCGGTACCGCCAGTCCACGAACGTGCCGGGCTCGGTGCCGAGCGCCACCACGTGCCCGTTGCGGGTGGTGACCTCCTCGCCGAGCATGATCAGCAGGTCGTCGCCCGCCTGGTCCGCCCAGTGGGGGTGGGCGGAGTGGGTGTTGTGGTCCGAGGAGTTGATGAAGTCCAGGCCCGCCGCCCGCGCGAGAGCCGCGATCTCGGCCGGGGTGCGGCGGCCGTCGGAGTACCAGGAGTGCAGGTGGCAGTCGCCCCGGTACCAGTCCCGGCCCCGCCCCTTGGCCCGGGACGGCGGATACACGGGCCTCGGGGTCTCGCCGGGGTCGCCGTAGGTCAGCGTGATGGTCAGCTCGTACATCAGCCCCTGCGGCGCCACCGTGTAGGGGCCCAGCACGACGTACCAGGTGCCCTCCCGCATCGGGCCGGGGATGTACCCGGGGGTCGCGTCGTCGGCCCGCACGAAGAACTCGGTGCGCGCCCCGCCCGACCAGCCCCGGAAGCCCCGGCCGCCCAGCTCGGTGCCGTGGTCGTCGAAGAGGCCGATGTCGAGGGCGTTGCCGGGGGTCCCGGCCGGGACGGACGGCTTGTCGTAGGTGTAGGAGACCCTGAGCTCCCGTACCCCGGCGGGCACTTCGACCGGGACGTACACGAAGTCGGGGGAGCCGGGCGGCAGCGTCCCGCGCACCGTCCGCGTCTGCTGTCCCTGCCCGTCCGCCGCTGCGAAGCTCACGCTTCCCAACGTAAGGGCAGCGGCGGCGCCCGTCACGAACAGCGCGCGTCTGCCGATGCCGTGAGTGTGCTCGGGAGCGTGCTCGTGAGTGTGCTCGTGCGTGTCGTCACACATGGTGGTCACTCTTCCGTCCGGGTGTGAACTCCCGTGAAAGGGAAGGCGATTGACGAGCGGGAGTTGATGGACGGAAGGGTAATGCCGACTGGTCGGTATGGACAGGCGGGTCTCGGCTCGGTAGAGATGGGACATGCGTATCGCCGTCACCATCTTCCTCACCGATGAGACCGTCACGCCGGTCCGGCTCGCCCGCGAGCTGGAACAGCGCGGCTACGCCGGCCTCTACCTGCCCGAGCACACCCACATCCCGGTCGAGCGGACCACCCCGTACCCGGCGGGCGGCGAGCTGCCGCGCGAGTACGGCCGCACGCTGGACCCCTTCGTGGCCCTGGGCCAGGCCGCGGCCGTCACCGAGCGGCTCGGCCTCGGCACCGGTATCACGCTGGTGGCCCAGCACGACCCCATCGCCCTCGCCAAGCAGATCGCCACCCTCGACCACCTCTCCGGCGGCCGCTTCACCCTCGGCCTCGGCTACGGCTGGAACGTGGAGGAGGCCGCCGACCACGGCGTGCGGTGGCGTACGCGCCGGGAGCTGGTCCGGGACCGGATGCGGCTGATGCAGGCACTGTGGGCCGGGGAACCCACCGCCTACGAGGGTGAGTTCGGCGCGGTCCGGGCCAGTGACGCCCACCCCAAGCCGGCGCAGAAGCCGCGCGGCCCGGTCACCGGCCCGCGCACGCTCGTCGGCGGGACGGCCGGGCCGAAGCTGTTCGCGCACATCGCCGAGTACGCCGACGGCTGGCTGCCGATCGGCGGGCGGGGCCTCACCGAGTCCCTGCCGGCGCTGCGCACGGCCTGGGCGGACGCGGGCCGCGACCCGGCCGCCCTCCAGGTCGTCCCGTACGCGGTCCTGCCGACCCCCGGCAAGCTCGCCCACTACGCCGAGCTGGGCATCGAGGAGGTGGTGCTCCAGCTGCCGTCGGCGGGGGAGGCCGAGGTGCTGCGGGCGTTGGACGGCTACGGCAGCTTCCTGTAGGCCGGGCGGCGCCGTTGGCCCTGATCACGTCGAACGTATGGTGGAGGGATGACGACTTCCGCGACCTCCGGAACCGGCCCCACCGAGAACTCCATGCGTCGCGCCCTCAAACGCGCCCGGGACGGCGTCGCCCTCGACGTGGCCGAGGCGGCGGTGCTGCTGCAGGCCCGCGGCGAGGCCCTCACCGACCTCGCCGCGTCGGCCGCCCGGGTGCGCGACGCGGGCCTCGAACAGGCGGGCCGGCCCGGTGTCATCACGTACTCGAAGAGCGTCTTCATCCCTCTCACCCGGCTGTGCCGGGACAAATGCCACTACTGCACCTTCGCCACCGTCCCCGGCAAGCTGCGCCGCGCCGGGCACGGGATGTTCATGTCCCCGGACGAGGTGCTGGACATCGCCCGCAAGGGTGCCTCGCTCGGCTGCAAGGAAGCCCTCATCACCCTCGGCGACAAGCCGGAGGACCGCTGGCCGGAGGCGCGCGAGTGGCTCGACGCGCACGGCTACGACGACACCATCGCCTACGTCCGCGCCATCTCCATCCGCATCCTGGAGGAGACCGGCCTGCTGCCCCACCTCAACCCGGGCGTCATGACCTGGACGGACTTCCAGCGCCTGAAGCCCGTCGCCGCGTCGATGGGCATGATGCTGGAGACGACCGCACAGCGGCTCTGGTCCGAGCCCGGCGGCCCCCACTACGGCTCCCCGGACAAGGAACCGGCCGTACGGCTGCGGGTGCTGGAGGACGCGGGCCGCTCGTCCGTGCCCTTCACCTCCGGGCTCCTCATCGGCATCGGTGAGACGTACGAGGAGCGCGCCGAGTCCCTCTTCGCACTCCGCAAGATCTCCCGGGCCTACCACGGCATCCAGGAACTGATCATCCAGAACTTCCGCGCCAAGCCGGACACGGCGATGCGCGGCATGCCGGACGCCGAACTGGACGACCTGGTCGCCACGGTGGCCGTCGCCCGGCACCTCATGGGCCCGTCCGCCTGCCTCCAGGCCCCGCCGAACCTGGTGGACAGCGAGTACGAGCGGCTGATCGGCGCCGGCATCGACGACTGGGGCGGGGTCTCGCCCCTGACGATCGACCACGTCAACCCCGAGCGTCCCTGGCCCCAGATCGAGGAACTGGCCGCGAAGTCGGCAGCGGCCGGCTTCTCCTTGCGCGAACGCCTCTGCGTCTACCCGGAGTTCGTGGGCCGCGGCGAGCCCTGGCTGGACCCGCGGCTGCGCCCGCACGTGAGCGCGCTCGCCGACCCGGAGACGGGGCTCGCGCGCGAGGACGCGGTGGTCGAGGGCAGGCCCTGGCAGGAGCCGGAGGAGGCCTTCGTACCGACCGGCCGCACGGACCTGCACCGCACGATCGACACCGAGGGCCGTACGAGCGACCGCCGGGACGACTTCGATGAGGTCTACGGCGACTGGGAGGCGCTGCGGGAGGCGGCCGCCCCGGGGATGGCGCCGGAGCGCATCGACACCGACGTACGGCAGGCGCTGCGCACGGCGGCGGACGATCCGACGAAGCTGACGGACGCCGAGGCGCTGGCCCTGCTGCACGCGGACGGCCCGGCGCTGGACGCGCTGTGCCGGGTGGCCGACGACGTGCGCAGGTCGGCGGTCGGTGACGACGTCACGTACATCGTCACCCGGAACATCAACTTCACCAACGTCTGCTACACCGGCTGCCGCTTCTGCGCCTTCGCGCAGCGCAGGACGGACGCCGACGCGTACACGCTGTCCCTGGAGCAGGTGGCCGACCGCGCCCAGCAGGCCTGGGACGTGGGCGCGGTCGAGGTGTGCATGCAGGGCGGGATCCACCCCGACCTGCCGGGCACGGCGTACTTCGACATCGCACGGGCCGTGAAGTCCCGCGTCCCCGGGATGCACGTGCACGCCTTCTCGCCGATGGAGGTGGTGAACGGCGCCACCCGCACCGGCATGTCGATCCGCGAGTGGCTGACGGCGGCCAAGGAGGCGGGCCTGGACTCGATCCCCGGCACCGCCGCCGAGATCCTGGACGACGAGGTCCGCTGGGTGCTGACCAAGGGCAAGCTGCCGACGGCGACGTGGATCGAGGTGATCACGACGGCCCACGAGCTGGGCATCCGCTCCTCCTCGACGATGATGTACGGCCACGTCGACCAGCCGCGCCACTGGCTGGGCCATCTGCGCACCCTGGCCCGGATCCAGCGGGAGACGGGCGGCTTCACGGAGTTCGTCACGCTGCCCTTCATCCACACGAACGCCCCGGTCTACCTGGCGGGCATCTCCCGTCCGGGCCCGACGACGCGGGACAACCGGGCGGTGACGTCAATGGCGCGCCTGCTCCTGCACCCCTGGATCCCGAACATCCAGACCAGCTGGGTGAAGCTGGGCGCGGAGGGGGCGGCGGAGATGCTCCGCTCCGGTGCGAACGACCTCGGTGGCACGCTGATGGAGGAGACGATCTCCCGGATGGCGGGCTCGTCGTACGGCTCGTACAAGTCGATCCGCGACCTGGTGGCCGTCGCCGAGGCCGCCGGCCGCCCGGCGAGGCCGCGCACCACGTTCTACGGCGAGGTGCCCGAGGAGCGGCAGCGGGCGGCCGAGGCCTCCGACGGCCACCTGCCCGACCTGCTGCCGGTCCTGGATTGAGGTAAGAGACCGAGAAGAGACTGAGTACGATGATCCGACCCCGAACCATCTAGACGGGGCCCTGTAGCGGAGGAGATGCGTACCCGTGGCTGCCCGACTGCCCTCCTGGGCCTGGGTCACCGGTCTGACGGCTGGGGCGACCGCGGCCGTCGTCGCCCTCGCCGTACAGGCGAACCACGGGCCGCACCCGACGGCCGCCGTGGCCGACGGCAAGCCGTCGGCCACGGCGAGCCCGCACGCCTCCGCCACGCCCCACGCCTCGGCCCCGCCCGCGCCGCCGGCCGCGTCGGGCGAGGGCCGCCGGATCGTGTACTCGCTCGGCGAGAAGCGGGTGTGGCTGGTCGACGCGACCGGCAAGGCGAACCGCACCTTCCCGGTGTGGCCGGGCACGGTGAGCCCGCAGCCCGGCCGTTACTCGGTCACCCTGCGCATCCAGTCCCTCAAGGGCTCGGACGGCGTGGAGATCGAGCACGTCATGTACTTCACCAAGGTGTCCGGCGTGAACATCGCCTTCTCCAACGCCCTGGACGGCTCCTCACCGCCGCCGGCGGACGGCAAGAAGCTGGGCGGCATCCGCATGCCGAAGCCGGACGGCGCCGCCCTGTGGTCGTTCGGCGATCAGGGGACGTCGGTGACGGTCGTCAGCTAGCGGCTTCCGGTTCCGGGCGGGCGGGCAGCAGGTTGACGACGAGGGCGACCCCGGTGAGCACGATGATCCGGGTCGCCGCCTCCAGCCCGTTCCAGGTCTTCGACTGCCACATCGAGAACCACTCACCGCCGATCGCGATGAATCCGGCACCGAAGAGGAGCAGCAGCATCAGCAGCCCGTAGGTGGAGATGCGCCGGGCGAGACCGGTGTGGCGCCGAGCCCAGAGCCAGGTCCCCCAGATCAGCACGAGCGCCGCCACGGTCTCCCACACGATGATGAGGACGTACGCGGTGTCCTGGAGCCCCTTGCTGGTGATGGCCCGCCACATCAGGTCATGGTCATGGAACGTCGTGTCCATCGCCAGCACATGCCGCACGAACTGCTGGTTGGTCCCGAAGTCGGTGATGTTCCCGAGCGCGACGAGGGCGATGTAGAGGGCGAGTATGCCGGTGAGGACTCCGGCGGCCAGACTGAGGCTGGAATGACGGGAGTTACCTGTGGGGGTGGTGGTCATGGCTGGATTCTCCCCCGGCGGGAGCCGGGTCAGCACGTGACCATTGCGCCAGAATGAAGAGGCGGGCGGCGGGAAAGGCGGCTACTCGGTGTCCCTGGGATGACGGGTGGACGCGTAGACGAGATGAACTGTGCGGCGCGCTTCGTCGACGAGGTAGCGCACGCGACCGCCCGCTGTCACCTCGTACTCCCACTGGGGGTAGTCCCGGCCGCCGAGATTGCCCGTGCCCAGACGGCCGCGCAGCCGGTGCTGGCGGTCGGGATCCGATCGGGACAGAGGGTCACTGCGTAACGCCTCGAAACAGCGCCGTGTGTTTCCCGGTGCCTCTGCGCCCAACTCGCCCCAGCCCTTCGCTGCTTCGTTCGTCGCGAAGCGCAGGTGCCATTCCTGGCCCACCGGCGGCGGGGCCACGTCGTCGCCACGCTTCGGGCTCACGGCGCGGTCACCTCACCGTGGTCCTCGTCCGGCAGCCGCCGGGTGAGTTGCGCGGTGAGTTCGGGATCGGCGAGAACGCGTGCCGTCGCGCGCCATTCGACGACCACTCGGTGGAGATTGGCGTGGACGTCCAACTGAGCCGCGTCGTATGTGGCGTCGATGAGCTCGGCCACGAACTGCTTCAGCTCCTCCGCCGACAGATGACGGACCCATGGGAAGACCGAGGGGAGCGCGCGGAGTATGGCCCGCTCACCGGCGTCGCTGCGGACGAGGGCGGCGAGCAGGCGGGCCGTGATGTCCGCCGTCTCCTCGCGCTGCTGGTCATGGCGCGCTGTCGTCAGGTAAAGATCCTCGCCGTCCCGGCGCGTGATGTGTACACGCTGAGCCTGGTCGAGTGTCTCGGCGACACGCTTCGAATTCTTCGAGAGCTCGGAGAATGCGACCGTGGGAGTGGACATGGTCCGACCGTACTTCGGAATGTATTCCGAAGTCAATCTGTGTGCGACTGTCCGAGTGCTCGTGTCTCTGTCAGACTTCTGACGGACGGGACGGGGGTGGGTTGGATGAGGCCGACGCGGCCGTCGATGCAGGAGCTGATCGGACGGCGAAGGAGGGCGGGCTTTGTCGGCCGCAGCGATGAACGGGCGGCGTTTCGGGTCAATTTGGACCTGTCCGCCGAGGATGAACGCCACCGTTTCCTCTTCCACGTCCACGGTAACGCGGGCGTCGGAAAGACCTTCCTGTTAAGGGAGTTGGAACAGACGGCGCGGGAACGCGGGGCGCTGACGGCGTACGTGGACGAGGGCGTGGGGAACGTGCCGGAGGCGATGGCGGTCATCAGCCGTGAATGCGCCCGGCAGGGAACGGAGTTCAAGAAGCTCGACCGCGCGCTGGCCTCGTACCGGGAGCGCCGGCATGAGGCGGAGGCGGTGGCCGCCGGGCTGGACGCCGCGCAGGACGGTCCCTCACCGGTGACGGCCACGGTGGCGCGGGCGGGGCTTGCGGGCCTTGGGCTCATACCCGGCGCGGGCCCGTTCGTGGGCGCGGTCGATCCTGCCCAACTCGCTCAGTACGCCGACCGGTTGCGACGAGGGCTCAGCGCGAGGTTCAGCAGCCAGGACGACGTACAGCTGGTGCTGTCCCCCGAGCGGGCACTGACGCCCAAGCTGCTGGACGAGCTGACGGACGTGGCGTGCGCCGTACCGTGGATCATCCTGTTCTTCGACACGTACGAGCGGACTGGGCCGTTCCTTGACGGCTGGCTGCACGACCTGATGACCACCGACGATTACGGCGCCCTGCCCGCCAACGTGGTCGTGGTCACCGCGGGCCAACATCCCTTCGACAGGGCCCGCTGGGGCGGCTTCGCGGACTTCATGACCGAGATACCGCTCGGGCCGTTCACGGAGGCGGAGGCGCGGGGGCTGCTGGCGGATCGCGGTGTGGTGGCCGAGCCGGTGGTGGCGGAGGTCCTGCGGCTGACCGGGGGACTGCCGCTGCTGGTGTCGACCCTGGCCGAGCAGCACCCCGCCGACCTGGACGACATCGGCGACCCCAGCGCGACGGCGGTCGAGCGTTTCCTGAAGTGGGAGCAGGACTCCGACCGCCGGTCGGTGGCCCTCGCCTGCGCGCTGCCCCGGGGGCTGGACATGGATGTGTTCCGGGCGGTCGTCAACTGCCCGGAGGAGGAAGCGGACGCGCTCTTCGGCTGGCTGCGGAGGCTGCCCTTCGTCGTCGACCGAGGGGACCGGCTTCGTTATCACGACCTGGTGCGCGAGCAGATGCTGCGGCTGCTGCACCGACGGTCCTCGCGTGGCTGGACGGAGCGGCACACGGCACTCGTCGCGGTCTTCGGCCGCTGGCGTGAGGAGGCAGCCGACGGCGTCCGCCCCGATGAACTGTGGGAGCACGAGACATGGCGGTCGCTGCGCCTGGAGGAGACATATCACCGGCTCTGCGCCCGGCCGCGCGCGGAGCTGTCCGGGGCGCTGAGGGGCGTGGTCGAGGCCTGTTGGTGGGAGCTGGTGGACGGCCGCCGCTGGGCCCGCATGCTGGAGGAGGCGGGGGCGGCGGCGGACGACGCGGTTCTGCGGGACTGGGGCCGACGGCTGCGGGACGAGCTGGCGGACGATCAGCAAGGAGTGATCAAGGCCGTAGATCTGCTTCTGTCCCGGTCGGGGCTCGATGTCTCCGGGCGAGCGCTGGCCCGCGCGCTGCGGGGAAGACAGCTGAGGCGGAGCGGGGAGTACCGGCAGGCACTGGCCGAGTACGACCAGGCCGTCGCACTTGGCGAGCGGGCTTCGCTGTCCGACGCGGACCAGGTACGCCTGTACTTCGGTCGCGGAGTCACCCGCCGACTGCTGGGTGACCTCCCGGCCGCGATGGCCGATCTGGACCGGGCGGAGGCTCTGTCTCCCGACGATGTGGACATTCTTCGCGCGCGTGGCGAGACCCATCGGCGTGCCGATCGGTTCGAGGAGGCCGTTGCCGAGTTCGACCGCGCTCTCGCCCTGGTCCCGACCGACACCATCTCTCTCGCGGGGAGAGCGCTCTGTCGGCAAGAGCTGGGACGCCAGGACGAGGCGCTCGCCGACTTCGATCGTGTAGTGGACCTCGCAGGCTACTACTGGGCGCTGGTTGGCCGGGCGCTGATACGTAGCGAGCGCCAGGAGTGGGACGAGGCTATCGCAGATCTGGACCGGGCTGCCTCCCTCGCGCCGGAGGAGGACTGGGTGGCGTACCAGCGAGGTGATGCCTATCGGCTGGCCGGCCGGTACGAGGATGCGATCACCGAGTTGGGCCGTGCCGTCCAGCTGAAACCGGACTACGCGGGGGCCCTGGCCAGCCGTGGGGCGGCCGCCCATGAGCTGGGTCGGTACGAGGATGCATTAGCCGACTTTGATCGCGCTCTCGAACTGGAACCCGACTATGCGTGGGCCCTGGGGCATCGGGCTGGCTGCAAGCTCCAACTGGACGATGAGGAAGGAATGTTCGCGGATCTCCGGCGGGCCATCGAGGCGGATCCAGACCTCGCCTGGATTCACATCGAGCTGGGCGAGGCGTATTGGCGTACTCATCAATACCGGGAGGCCCTGCCCTTCCTCCACCGTGCGCTGGAACTGGAACCCGACAGCGACTGGGCACTCGGGCTCCTGGGCGCCACCCACCGTGGCTTGAGGGACTATCCGGAAGCCCTCCAGTACTTGGACCGGGCGGTGGCCCTGAACCCCGAATACGGCCGGGCACTGAGCCAGCGTGCCATGGCCGCCATGGCAGTCGGCCGCACGGAGCTGGCCCTGGCCGACCTGGACCGGTGCATCGCCCTGGAGCCGCACGTGGACTGGGCCTGGCAGCAGGCCGTGGACCTGCTGATGCGGTGCGGTCGATGGCCCGAGGCCCTGGAACGGCTGGCCGAGGCGGACCGCCTGGGGCTTCCCGAGGAAGTTCTGGAGGAACAGCGCGCGGAAGCGTACCGGCACGCTCGTCAGTGGGCGGCGGCCAGACGAGAGGGGGAGCGGATACGACAGCGGGATCCGTTGGAGGGCACCTTCCAACTCGCCTTGTCCGCCGGCGGGTCCAACGGTTCGATTGAGGCACGGCCACTATGGCAGGAGGTCGAGCGATTGCTGTCGTCGGCCGACCTGGAAGATCCGGCCCGCGTCTTCGTTCAGTGCGTCGTGGGCTGTGCCCGGGACGATTGGCCCGTCGCCGACGCGGCGCTGACCCGCCTGCTGGCCGACGAACAGGACTGGGACGACCTGGCTTGGCTCGCAGCCCTGCTCGCCGAGCTGATGGCCGCCCCAGGAGCGGACCGCGCCCGCATGGCGCCCCGGCTGGCAGCGGTGGAGGCGGCCCGGGACGCCGTCCAGGCGCGTTATGCGGAGTGAGCGGCGAAGTCCAGGAACTCGGTCCAGGTGGTGTCGCTGACGGCGAGTCGGGCGCCATCCTTGTTCTTGGAGTCGCGGATGTGGATGGTGACGGGGGTTATGGCTACTTCGACGCAGTCGGGGCCGTCGTTGCTGCTGTAGCTGCTCTTGAACCACATCAGCGTCGAGGTCATGTCTCTTCTCCCAGCACTTGCTTGATGAAGGCTTGCGACTCCCGAGGGGAGAGAGCCTGCGAGCGGATCATTCCATAGCGCATCTCCAGGATCTGTACTTCCCGGGGATCACTCACCAGGCGACTGTGCAACTGGACCTCCAAGTGCCCCAGGGTCTTGCCGTTCTGGAGTTTCAGCAACCGGAAGGGACCGGCCATGCCCGCATGTTCCTCGTCGCGGTCAGTGGGCATCACCTGGATCTCGATGTGCCTCAATTGCCCGATCTCCAACAGGTGTTCGAGCTGCTTGCGCAACACCATTTTGCCCCCGATGGGGCGCCGTAGCGTCACCTCTTCCTGGACAAACGTGATCAGCGGTCGAGGCGTCCGATCGAAGACAGTCTTTCGAGCCATGCGCGCTGCGACGAGGCGGTCGATCTCCTCCTCGGCGTAAGCGGGCCGTCGCATCGCGTACAGGGCTTGGGCATACTCCGTGGTCTGCAACAGGCCGTGGATGTGATGGTTCGAGTAGGCCCCCATCTCGATGGCCTCGTCCTCCAGCTTGGCCAGATCCCGAACGTTCTTCGGGTACTGAGCCTTCTCCACGTCCTCCTTCATTGCAGACAACTTCCCGCCCGCGCCCAGCACTTCATCGGCGCCGTCCAGAAAGTCGGGCTTGGGAGACCTCCGCCCGCGCTCCACGGACGAGACCATCTCCTCGCTGTACCGGATCCGCTTTCCCAGCTCTGCCTGCTTCAGCCCGGCGGCCTCCCGCCAGACCTTGATCTGCCGTCCGACCGCCTTGAGTACGGCCTCGGCCTCCTCGTCCTCCACGTTGCCCCCTTGCGACGTACGAGCCGTACGACCACGCCAACCGCCCGGACAGTCACGTTGCGTACTGTGGTCGTCACTGTTCAGAGTAGGGACAGGTGGCCACGCTGGGTGACATGAATCAGAAGAATCACCTCGGAATCCAGCTCTCGGCGA encodes:
- a CDS encoding tetratricopeptide repeat protein, with translation MEQTARERGALTAYVDEGVGNVPEAMAVISRECARQGTEFKKLDRALASYRERRHEAEAVAAGLDAAQDGPSPVTATVARAGLAGLGLIPGAGPFVGAVDPAQLAQYADRLRRGLSARFSSQDDVQLVLSPERALTPKLLDELTDVACAVPWIILFFDTYERTGPFLDGWLHDLMTTDDYGALPANVVVVTAGQHPFDRARWGGFADFMTEIPLGPFTEAEARGLLADRGVVAEPVVAEVLRLTGGLPLLVSTLAEQHPADLDDIGDPSATAVERFLKWEQDSDRRSVALACALPRGLDMDVFRAVVNCPEEEADALFGWLRRLPFVVDRGDRLRYHDLVREQMLRLLHRRSSRGWTERHTALVAVFGRWREEAADGVRPDELWEHETWRSLRLEETYHRLCARPRAELSGALRGVVEACWWELVDGRRWARMLEEAGAAADDAVLRDWGRRLRDELADDQQGVIKAVDLLLSRSGLDVSGRALARALRGRQLRRSGEYRQALAEYDQAVALGERASLSDADQVRLYFGRGVTRRLLGDLPAAMADLDRAEALSPDDVDILRARGETHRRADRFEEAVAEFDRALALVPTDTISLAGRALCRQELGRQDEALADFDRVVDLAGYYWALVGRALIRSERQEWDEAIADLDRAASLAPEEDWVAYQRGDAYRLAGRYEDAITELGRAVQLKPDYAGALASRGAAAHELGRYEDALADFDRALELEPDYAWALGHRAGCKLQLDDEEGMFADLRRAIEADPDLAWIHIELGEAYWRTHQYREALPFLHRALELEPDSDWALGLLGATHRGLRDYPEALQYLDRAVALNPEYGRALSQRAMAAMAVGRTELALADLDRCIALEPHVDWAWQQAVDLLMRCGRWPEALERLAEADRLGLPEEVLEEQRAEAYRHARQWAAARREGERIRQRDPLEGTFQLALSAGGSNGSIEARPLWQEVERLLSSADLEDPARVFVQCVVGCARDDWPVADAALTRLLADEQDWDDLAWLAALLAELMAAPGADRARMAPRLAAVEAARDAVQARYAE
- a CDS encoding DUF397 domain-containing protein encodes the protein MTSTLMWFKSSYSSNDGPDCVEVAITPVTIHIRDSKNKDGARLAVSDTTWTEFLDFAAHSA
- a CDS encoding helix-turn-helix domain-containing protein; amino-acid sequence: MEDEEAEAVLKAVGRQIKVWREAAGLKQAELGKRIRYSEEMVSSVERGRRSPKPDFLDGADEVLGAGGKLSAMKEDVEKAQYPKNVRDLAKLEDEAIEMGAYSNHHIHGLLQTTEYAQALYAMRRPAYAEEEIDRLVAARMARKTVFDRTPRPLITFVQEEVTLRRPIGGKMVLRKQLEHLLEIGQLRHIEIQVMPTDRDEEHAGMAGPFRLLKLQNGKTLGHLEVQLHSRLVSDPREVQILEMRYGMIRSQALSPRESQAFIKQVLGEET